TTGAATTCAATACCTCTCATTTCACTGCTCTGAGTTACAGCGAAATTCTTCATCATGATGATAAGTCCCAAAACTGTTCCCAGCATACCGAACGCAGGTGCATAGGCTCCCATGTAGAGAAAAATTTCCTGTCCAAGGCTGTTGCGCCGTTCTGTGTTTTACAGGTCCAGTTCAAGGTAATTTCTCAGCCTTGCGGATCCCGCTCGTTGATGGCCAGATTGAGCCCGTCTCGTAAAAACTTGTCCTTCACTTTCGGGAGCTCCTGTTCCAGGGAAAGAACACCTTTTTTCAGTGATATTTCTGCTTTTTCCACCAACTCATCGATGACACCATCGTGATCGATGTCTTGTCGGGTAAATGCTGCCGAGGCAATGTTCAGAAGACCTTGAATATTTCTTAAAGGATAGTTGACCAGTGTTGCTGCGAAAGTGCCGCCAATTACGATCAAGAGTGAATCCCAGTCCAAAAACCACATCAGATTACCGTTGTTAGAAACAATCCCGATGGAAATGAGCCCTATACCTAATAATAGACCAAATGCTGTGCCAAGATCCATGTAACCCTTACCTCCTCTAAATAGGCGAGTATCTAACTGATTTTACTATCCAACACAAAAGTAGCGGGGCCATCGTTGACAAGGTGCACTTCCATCATGGCACCGAAAATCCCCGTGGCAACAGAAAGACCTCTTTCTTTGAGAGCTTGGATAAAATTTTTGTAGAGTTCTTCACCCAGCCCAGGTCGAGCTGCTTTGATGAAGCTTGGCCTCCGTCCTTTTTTGGTGTCTGCACACAGTGTGAATTGGCTTACCACCAAAACGGCACCTGTAATATCCAAAATCGACTTGTTCATTTTCCCGTTCCCATCATTGAAAATGCGGAGGTTAACAATTTTATTCGTCAGAAATTTTATATCTTCCCGTGAATCTTTCTGGAAAACACCTAGAAAAATGAGGAGACCCAGGCCGATGTCTCCGGTGGTTTTATCGTTGATGGTGACTTCTGCTTTCGATACACGCTGGAGCAGAGCAATCATCACTCCACCCAGACATTTTGATCACCATAAAGCCCCTTGAGCTTTAAGATAAATGTTTCGTCTGGAGTGACCTTTACAGTTTTGGCGTAAAACTTTTTGCCGTTGCCCTCATCATTGTAAAGATGAAAAAAGACAGGTGAATTTCCGGCGTGACTTTTGGTTAACTGATAGAGTGCGTCTACATCTGTCTCTTTCATTTTGTCGACCTCTACCACAATATTTACCGTGGACTGATTTCTTCCCTGGACTTCATCAAGTGACTCAATGGATTCAGCAATCATTTTTGGTGTATCATCCGACAGGCGTGAAGTAGAGCGACCTTTGACAAAGATGAGACCACCGTCACTTATGAGCTGTTTGAAATTATTGAATGCCTTGTGAAAAACAAGTACATCAACAGAACCGCCTAGGCATTCCAGATTAAAGAAAGCCATCTGCTGATTCTTTTTGTCGAAGTGATGGCGAATGTCCCGTATAATTCCCCCAACCCGGATCTGTTCAATTTCGATATCGTCAGGAGCATCTGAAAAATCGAAATTAGAATATTTCTCCAGTGTATCAGCATATTCGAGCAGTGGATGGCCTGTTAGATAAAAGCCCATCAACT
This portion of the Candidatus Neomarinimicrobiota bacterium genome encodes:
- a CDS encoding MotA/TolQ/ExbB proton channel family protein — protein: MGAYAPAFGMLGTVLGLIIMMKNFAVTQSSEMRGIEFNIAERFADLLGGMGLALITTFYGV
- a CDS encoding D-tyrosyl-tRNA(Tyr) deacylase; the protein is MIALLQRVSKAEVTINDKTTGDIGLGLLIFLGVFQKDSREDIKFLTNKIVNLRIFNDGNGKMNKSILDITGAVLVVSQFTLCADTKKGRRPSFIKAARPGLGEELYKNFIQALKERGLSVATGIFGAMMEVHLVNDGPATFVLDSKIS